Below is a window of Perca fluviatilis chromosome 14, GENO_Pfluv_1.0, whole genome shotgun sequence DNA.
ATGgatttcttttccctttttgtgtgcgtgtccaCACCTGCTATTTTGCTGCTGCTAATTACCTGTCAGCGTGGTGCGTGGGAGCTGCTGGTGACGTGCGTGCTTGGGGTCAAGAGCATAGTTGTtttcatgaatgaatgaatgggcgggcgggtggatggatggatgaaaaatgtttatttttatttttttttaccctttatCAAAAAGGGGGTTAGATTTTAACACCCTccttttccttgtctttctcGTCCCTGTATCCCTTCTTCCCGTGCCCCCCATCCGGTTTCGTTCCCCgccttcactcactctctctactTTATTTTTCATCCTTTCTTTCCACAACCTCCTCTTCCCATCTTCTTCATCTCCACTCTCGCCCCTTTTCCTTCCTCTTACCTTCGCCccccattattattattattttttttatataaaacttggcatctctcttcctcctccttcaacCATTTCTCTCCTACTTCatctttattttctgtttcttcTGGCTTTCTGTTGTACGTATCTTATCATTCCCCCCCTTGTCGGAACATTATTGACTGCAACTTCCTCTTTCATTTCTCCTCTCCCTTCCCTCCTTGCTGCTCTTTTCCACCtccatttcctctcctcttacttttgtctgtttctttttttattttctcctctttcttctctccatTTCAAACTTTGATAAATTACTCCTTCTTTTCCCTCTGAACTTACTTATCCTTCCACTCCTTGACTCGCTTCTTTCCTCCTCCCCACCTTCCCTTTTACCTTCTACTTTCCTcattttctccccccccctcccacctccCTTCCCCCCTTCCCTTTTACCCTTTCCTCTCTCGTTTCTCCAGCTATGATTCTCTCCCTGGCCGCAGTAGCAGCCATGAGTAGCGGCGGCGGCAGCAGCCTcaactcctcctcccccctcgaCCCCTTCGACTCCTCCACCTCCTGGAGCCTAGCCGAGGACCCCTCCAACTCCTCCTCTGAACCCGTCGTGCGAACTCTGACCCCTGACCTCCAGCCGGCGACTACCGCTGTCGCCGTCCAGGAAGTCAACCCCTGGGATATCGCGCTCTGTGTGACGGGGACTCTCATCTCCTGTGAGAACGCTCTGGTGATCGCCGTGCTGTTCTACACGCCGACGCTCCGCGCTCCCATGTTCATCCTGATCGGATCGCTGGCGGTGGCAGATCTTCTGGCCGGCCTGGGCCTCATCTTGAACTTTGTCTTCACCTATTTGGTCGACGGCTCGGTGGAGTTTGTGACGCTGCTGTCGGTCGGACTGCTCATCTCGGCGTTCTCGGCATCCATCCTCAACATTCTCGCCATCACGGTGGACCGCTACCTGTCGCTGTACAACGCCCTGACCTATCACACCGAACGGACAGTCACCTACACCTACGTGATGGTGGCCCTCATCTGGGTGCTGTGCCTCACGCTCGGCTTGCTGCCGGCGTTCGGTTGGAACTGTCTGCGGGACGAGTACACGTGCAGCATCTGCTGGCCCGTCACAAAAATCAACGCCGTGGCGCTCGCCGTCACCTTCCTGCTCGTCTTCGCCCTGATGATGCAGCTCTACCTGCAAATCTGCAAGATCGCCTTCCGCCACGCGCAGCAGATCGCCGTGCAGCACCAGTTTGTGGCCATCTCCACCACCAAAGGTGTTTCCACGCTGTCGGCCATCCTGTGTGCCTTCGGGGCGTGCTGGCTGCCGTTTGCCATGTACTCCATCGTGGCCGACTCCAGCTACCCCGTAATCTACACCTACGCCACGGTGCTCCCAGCCACCTGCTGCTCTGTGATCAACCCCATCATCTACGCGTTCCGAAACCCGGACATCCAGAAGTCGCTGTGGATGGCCTGTTGCGGGTGCGTCCCGTCCAACCTCTCGCTCAGACCCAGGACCTCCAGTGATGTGTAGCAGGGGAAGGTTGGTTTCTGTCTGGCATGATGCTCGACTGCCGAATCAGGGTTGTAGGAGGGAGAGGACGAACTGGGAACAAGAGATCAGGAGGCGAAAGGTAATGGCTGAGGAAAGAGATTTCCTCTACTCTTCATATCAGGGCTGGTAGGCTGATGGCGAACGCACGGCTGGCCACAGTAAAAGTGGCAGTGGAACGTGTAGAAGCGAGGACAGTGCGTggtccaaaaaaaataaaataatagagcTAATACAGATCATGTGGCATGGAGAAAAGCAACAGAGGGATGGATGAGATGTGAAACCAACTGCGAAAAAACCGGATGGAGGTTTCCTCGTGGTGATTGTAGGAGAGGCTGGGGTGCGtcttttgactttttcaactgAGAGGAGTAAGGCCTACTTCTCAAGAGTAGCATATATGTGACGGCGGGGTTTAGGAAGAAATGTCCTCAAATCTCTAAACTTGGGCAACACTGCATGGTTATGCAATCAGAAGGAGGGAAACGGTCTTAAAATACTTGTATGTGTTTTAActgatgtgtttgaaatgaagTGGCGTGTGGATAAAAATACAATGAGCTAAATATAGACAACGAATGACCTTGAGTATTCTCAATGAGCTATCTTTGCAGGCATCTCctgacagaaaacaaaacaaaaaaaaaaaaaaagaatatttccTCCCTTGA
It encodes the following:
- the gpr185b gene encoding G-protein coupled receptor 12 isoform X1, coding for MMVLTVMKLNIFCIRRLLAMILSLAAVAAMSSGGGSSLNSSSPLDPFDSSTSWSLAEDPSNSSSEPVVRTLTPDLQPATTAVAVQEVNPWDIALCVTGTLISCENALVIAVLFYTPTLRAPMFILIGSLAVADLLAGLGLILNFVFTYLVDGSVEFVTLLSVGLLISAFSASILNILAITVDRYLSLYNALTYHTERTVTYTYVMVALIWVLCLTLGLLPAFGWNCLRDEYTCSICWPVTKINAVALAVTFLLVFALMMQLYLQICKIAFRHAQQIAVQHQFVAISTTKGVSTLSAILCAFGACWLPFAMYSIVADSSYPVIYTYATVLPATCCSVINPIIYAFRNPDIQKSLWMACCGCVPSNLSLRPRTSSDV
- the gpr185b gene encoding G-protein coupled receptor 12 isoform X2 yields the protein MILSLAAVAAMSSGGGSSLNSSSPLDPFDSSTSWSLAEDPSNSSSEPVVRTLTPDLQPATTAVAVQEVNPWDIALCVTGTLISCENALVIAVLFYTPTLRAPMFILIGSLAVADLLAGLGLILNFVFTYLVDGSVEFVTLLSVGLLISAFSASILNILAITVDRYLSLYNALTYHTERTVTYTYVMVALIWVLCLTLGLLPAFGWNCLRDEYTCSICWPVTKINAVALAVTFLLVFALMMQLYLQICKIAFRHAQQIAVQHQFVAISTTKGVSTLSAILCAFGACWLPFAMYSIVADSSYPVIYTYATVLPATCCSVINPIIYAFRNPDIQKSLWMACCGCVPSNLSLRPRTSSDV